Genomic segment of Acetonema longum DSM 6540:
TCTCACGCCCGTCCTCGTCGCGCTGTATCAGAATACAGGACTTTTGGGGAGAGCGGCAACAGTGATAACCTCCCATAAGCCGAAAAGTCCTTGAGTTCTTCACTGTACGGAGACGCAGAGCATCTCTCGTACCTAGCATCTGAACCTTTTGGAACGTCTCAAATTCGAGGCCGTAAATTTTGTTTGCTTAAGCCCGTTCTACATAATCGCCGCTTCTGGTGTCGATACGCAGTACGTCGCCTACTTCAATGAACAGGGGGACCTTAACCACATAGCCGGTTTCCAGTTTGGCCGGCTTGGTGCCGCCTGTAGCTGTATCGCCGCGGATGCCGGGGTCTGTTTCCACTACCCGCAGTTCTACGGAATAAGGCAATTCCACGCCCATGATCGAACCCTGGAAAAGCATAACGCCGATATTCATGTTTTCTTTTAAAAATTGGCGGGTATCGCCTAATTGTTCCTCCGTCAAAGCAATCTGCTCATAGTTTTCATTGTCCATAAAATGATACATGTCATCGCTTAAGTATAAAAACTGCATTTCGCGCCGGTCAACATGGGCTTTCGGCAGTTTTTCACCGGCATTGAAGGTACGCTCCACCACAGCGCCGGTACGGGCATTTTTCATTTTGGCCCGGACAAAAGCCGCCCCTTTTCCCGGTTTTACATGTTGGAAGTCTACAACCTGCCAAACATCCCCATCCATTTCAATCGTAACACCGGTGCGAAAATCATTGGTCGATATCATTGAAATCCTCCTATCAAACGTCTAATTCTATAAGTTGTTTACTGCTGGCGGTAAGAATCTCACAGCCGGCAGGGGTAACTACTACCATATCCTCGATGCGAACGCCACCCCAGTCAGGGATATAAATGCCCGGTTCAACCGTTACGACTGTATTCTCCCGCAGTATGGACTCAGAATAAGGAGACAGACGGGGTTCTTCATGAATAACAAGCCCTACTGAGTGTCCCAGTCCATGTCCGAAATAGTCGCCAAATCCGGCCTGTTCGATTACCCGACGCGATTGAGCATCCACCTCTTTGCCTGAACGGCCGGGTCTCACAGAAGCTACGCCCGTCAATTGGGCTGCCAGCACTGTTTCATAAATCTCTTTTTGCCTCGCGGAAGCTTTCCCCAGAACAACCGTCCGGGTCATATCCGAATGATAGCCCTGATAGACCGCCCCAAAATCCATGGTAATCATATCGCCAGCCGAC
This window contains:
- the efp gene encoding elongation factor P; the protein is MISTNDFRTGVTIEMDGDVWQVVDFQHVKPGKGAAFVRAKMKNARTGAVVERTFNAGEKLPKAHVDRREMQFLYLSDDMYHFMDNENYEQIALTEEQLGDTRQFLKENMNIGVMLFQGSIMGVELPYSVELRVVETDPGIRGDTATGGTKPAKLETGYVVKVPLFIEVGDVLRIDTRSGDYVERA